The Hevea brasiliensis isolate MT/VB/25A 57/8 chromosome 9, ASM3005281v1, whole genome shotgun sequence nucleotide sequence ATTGAGGAGAGTGCTGCCCAGATTTGAAGTGCGTCTGCGGTTCGATGGATTCCAAGCTCAAAACAAAAGTCATGATTGCAAGAGACAGAGACGGTCGCGGCAGGCTTCGAAATTtacgattttttttttaaaaaaaaattttttttttttttcactttgtaTCTTTGACTCCTCAAGTAAACTATTCACCCAAttgtatattattaaaattatattaaaatttatttaaaattataatttattaatttttttattatattaattaaatatataaatcaaaTTTATGATGGACTGATATATGAAAGCTGTCTGAAAAAAGTGATTTCCAATTTTGGGGAGCCCAGGCAAAGTAATTCATCGAAGGCACAAGAAACATTGCTGTTTTGCCCATCCCATCTAAATATGGGGTACATTCAGCCAGGTGGGTCTACATTCAGCTTAATGCTCATGGTTCAGTTGACCCCACGTGTTCCCGCATTTTTCGCTGCAGTCTCAGAAAAACTTTGGACAAAGCCAAACATTGCCAAGGAGCTTTGCTTCTGTAGTTTTAGGCTTTTCTACAAACCCTGATGTCGACATGGACCAGCTCATACAAGCCCAAATCTTCACTCAGAGACTCTCTATATTGTGGTGATGAGTGAGGCCCAAAATTCTCGTACGTTAGAATTGTCCCCACAGAACAACGGACATTTTCACCCATCACAAACCAATATTGTTGTTGGGCCTCAACTCCCACTCCAACTGCTTCATTTATATCTCTGGGTTCATCTTGCTATGTAGATTCAgtccactaaaataaattaatgaccGCCATCAACGATTGATGTGGATAAAAACTAGCCATTAGATGAATTGGTATTCTTCTTGCTTAGATTCGATGTATAGGTAAGTCTATTACATATTTTGGATCTATGTAGACTGATCGAGACAAGAATTTTCTTGATTTTACTTAACGATTTCATGCAAGAATTAAGAATTAAGGAGTAATTACTCTTgtgattaattttttcttttgaaGACACACTCACACATTGAAACACAAGACATACTATACTAACTTTCACTTACACTatcaattaataattaaatgGGATAAGCTGTGTTcggaattaaatatatatatatatatatatatatatatatatatatatatatatatatatattcaaaagaaagcagaaatgaaagacccaaaaaaaatattaaaagaaatagaataatATATCCTCTCAACTTATAGACAAGCAAGTGAATCTTGTAGATTCTAGGTTAAACAAAGAAAGTTATATAGGGTAGAAAAAGATTAAAAGAGCAATAAATATAAGCCTTCCTCATAAAGATCAAAGAACCTATAGTCTGTCTTTTCTTTCTATTCCTCATCATCTTCTCTGCATACATAGAATAACTAACCTATATATAAGGTAAAAATGGATATATTATAGTACGTGGTTGTTGTTGAGAGCAGCCAGCAGATGGTCATGGGATTCAGAGAACCTTTTTTGGAGCTGAAATAGTAAGGCTTGGTTCTCTTGGTGGAGAAGAAGAGCTTTCTTTCTTAGCTTCTCATTCTCTTCTATGATGCTTTTGTTCTTCATGTACAGTTTCAAGTTCTTGATTTCCATCTTTTTCTTTACGAAAGCCATCTTCTTCTCCTTTGCTTGTTTTAACGATCTTCTCCTCCTGCTAAATCACAGTATGAAACAATAATAACTTTGAGATAATTAAAGAGAGAGGGAGATATAGGGAGATGAGATGTGTAGTGCTGCAGAAACTAATTAACCTGCTTATTAACCGGCGATATGGGAGGTTGCTTCCTCTTGATGACTTACGATTGTTAAAAGCAATATACAAGTGACTGCATGGGCTCAGTTTTGAAGAGTTCGTATACATTTTTGCTTCCCTCTGAACTTAACGCTTGTTGtctctgagagagagagagagaaagaaagagagagagagagagagagagagagagagagaaggggggcTGATCTTTAGTGGTAATTAACAAGAAAAGAACCTATAAAGAAAGAAGGGAAAGTTGAAGCGATTTGAATAGAAGccatgagagaaaaaaaaaaggtgcgAGTTATATATAGATGAGAAAATGTGTTTGTATCTGTaaatatgaaaagaaaattaaaaagatgGAGAGAGAGGGGCTTTTCATGGTAATGATGGCAAAAGGACTCATTATTACAATGGCCAGCGATAGATTAAAGAATGCAGGAAGATGAAGGAAGAAAATGGCTTCTCACTTCTTTTTCTTTGGGCTTTTTGATTACTGTTTCAGAAAGTCTAATAAAAGACTAATAGCAGCTGGCTGGAGGTGGGGGCTTATTGGTATTTGGCACACAGAATAGGACCATAACCCTACAACTTgtcaagtcactttttgaattgTAGAACTTTCTCTTTCAGTTTCCTAAGCCGTCAGTGTCTTCTATACAAGCTAGTTACCTTAAAGATCCTAATTTGCCAAGACAAAGAAAACGTTAGTCGTCTCCCACATGTGCTataatcatgtatatttgatatcGATCAGTGTGATTTCAAACTACCATTCCTGCATTCACTCTGGGGTTCCCATTAGGGGTAAGAATTTTGAGatacatgtgtatatatatatatatgcttgatCAACTTTTAGGAGACAATATCGATTAGTTTTTGAAGTTTTGGTTAAGATGAGAAATTTAAACCTTAATGGaaactaaataaaaaatattcaaGAAACAATTCAAAtccaatttcattaatttttgggatttcaatataatttgatttaaaaattaagtttagttgtaaaaaattataataagttGACATCACGAATCAAATTTCGCatgttataataaatttaaaattttaaaaaataaattatttgcattaaaattaaaacaaaataaatccTTTATGATATATCCAAAAAATTTCCAATTATTGGCAATATTTCACCGTATAAAaggaattattttttttaaaaataataagagTGCATTTAATATAAATTCGAATACATTTAAGAATGAACttaatagttattaaattaaatatttatattgaaatatatataaaattaattaaaaatatatatataatatataatatataaatatttaatttaatagtttatttacatataaattaaattatttataattatattcttCTTCAAATTTACTTATTTAAATTAAGTTGTGGTTTGTCTTAGCTTGGAAACACGCATATTCCCTATAGCTATGGGGTAATAATTAGTTTTGTAACAAAATTTGGCAAGCTCACCATATTTGACAAGAAAGGCACTAAAAGAAGTCAACACATTAGGTTTAAGTTCATGGATCATTCATCATAGTTGCTTAGATTTAGTGGCCCTAGCAAGTCAATGCCTAGAGCTAGAACTACCATGATAATATATATGCTTCAATAAATCCAAATCTTATAACTTAATATGGGATTTATTCAACTTAGTTATATATTAACTAAGTAATTAAGAGCTTTAATTATTAATTGggtgatttaatttattataaatatataataaaatttatttataaaatagaaaaatttatatatttataatttaaatttatgatgTCAATTTTAagggagaaaaaaaaatctaatatatTAACCCCTACACATGTCGTGTACAAGAAAAAAGCCCGTGTTTGAAAAGTAAGCACAatctttccattttttttttttaatctcttaTTGACGAGAAAGTTGTTGCGTCTAAATCTCtccaatttgaattttttttttttggttacaaATTGTTCTATTTTTCTACTGCTAATTATGCGTAATCATTTGCattagcatgaaaaatacaaagaAAGTGAATTGTTTTGTTATTATGTTGCTGACTATGTATATAAACAGGGTGCGCATTATTAAGTTCAAATTGAATTAACTGAACCGAATCGTTTTAATTTagtaattcaatttgatttttaaaataattcagttcaatttaattttatattataaaaattttagttattctgatttgatttaattttgaaaagaaaaaaatcgattaaatcgaattgaactaaataattttattgatttttgaattgatttatttttatgaaaaatttattaattatatttaattatatgtatatatataaattgtttaattttattgattaatgattattaaattcaaaccaatatcaaaattagaccaaacaacttaaaaattaaatctaaattaaaaaataataaaaaatcaaaaccgattggattaaatcgaatcaaaccaaaataaaacgattcaatttgattcaatttctaaaatatataatttaattttcatgatttaaTTCGGTTCTGTTTGAACtgaatacttatatatatatatattaattaatcttgTTAATGCTATACTTGCTTGAGTAGTTCTACCACGTGCGAATTTTCCTTATTACTATTAGTTGGGGAATTGAGAGATAAGGAATAAGAATTTGAATTTATCAAGTGAATAATATACTTTCGTTTATTGAATTAAGTTAAGTTTTGTAATAATAGATTAATTTCTAACAAAGTtaacttttaattaaattggatgaaaagttttttcttttttttttttttttttttttttttgcttttaagTGAAACCAGGAAATGTCCTAATCCTAGAAAAGCATATCACGTGAAAATCACGTGTAGGAGGACAATGTGGGGCGATAGGATAGGAGAAGGGAAGAAGAGAAGGAGAAATTGAAGGGACAAATGGATAGGGGGGACGAAGATGGATTAAAAACTCAAAAGGAGAAAGAGGAGTCAATGTGGTTAGGTTCATCTTTTGTCCCTTTTCTTCATGTAATTGAGTACCAATGCCATGCTCATTTATTTGGAAAGTGAACCGCATTTTGGCCTCATCTTCTTCACTGCCATCATCACTCTCTCTCCCACAAGATAGATATAAGTATTTATCACCATGATGACGGTCTAGTGGGTTTTGGTCCAATCCCATCTGACCCACTTCACATGGTCCCTTAATTGCCAGTTGGATACTGGGCTACTTAAGCCTTCCCTGCCAGCCCACAGCCTAATGCCCATTTTGCAATGGAGATTTTTTATTCATAAATAGAGAAAATTATGAATATATTTTGATCAACGAAGTGATTTTTATTGGGCCTTTTGAATTCCATCATTTTATACATTATCTGATtgtattatgattttttttttttttccaaatgtgAACAACGCATACATTATGAATGTTGAGGCTTAATCTCATGATGCCCCCTTTGAATGCAAAGAGGAAATGGTTTTGAGTTATTTGATGAGGAGTTGGACTACTAGCCTTCACCCATATGCTCTTTAGGTACTAGCCCTACTGCGAAAGTAGATAGTCAACAAAGAAATGAAAGTCTTTCTATTTTCAAAATTGATGTAATTTTTAATTTGGAATTTAGATACTTGCACAACTTTGGATTTGTTTTGTACTTCAACGGTTCTGTGGGTACTGAAATTGGGATTGGAGGGCATAATAATGCTAGTTTGCATACATATTTTGTTTTTTTTCTATGACATCAAAGACAAGTGTCTACAGGTCACTTGTAAAAGCAGAGTGGCTCAACCACAGTGTTAGACACCGACACCATCGTGGAAGAACGTCTTTTTTAGTTTTTCCTACTGGTAGTAAAAAGGGATCGTTAGCCATTTGGAGCATTGTTGTTCAGTTTTTAAGAAAAGAGAGATTCGTGGGCTTGTACGACAACAATACGTGTAATAAACTGTGGTAGAGAGGAAATGAATGAGTCGAAAATGCTTGAGTTGTCAAAAAATAGCGTAGCTAATGATACGATGTCGGTTCAAACATTTGTTATCAGCtatagaaaattttaaattatttaatcataATTTCAGGAGGGAGAAACATGTGAGGTTGAGCATGCGTTAGGTCCCTTTAGGAGCCCACCCGCCCATCAAATTATACAGAGTCACAACGCCTCTGAAAATTGCAGGCTCGAAACGAGGCAAAATCAAATGAAAAACTAGCTTCAATTACTGCACTCTTTCAGGGCAAAAAGTCTCTAATTATTAAGAATAATATCCTAAATGCCTAAATAATCTTCCACTACAGCAGGCATATGGATCTATCACTTCCCTAACATATGCATGCTTACAGCTTACATGCTTTTGCTGGCTTCCAAATTTTGCTGCAACTGTTTCCCAGAAAAGAAAGGCCGTTTTATATACactaaaaaggaaaaagaaatggtACAGggaggagaaaagaaaagaaaattactcCCCCTCCCTGTTTTTCCCTCCCTCCATCACAACCATTATCATGAAACCAAACTGCTCCTTGGAATCAGGAGTAACAATTCCACTCATCTTCATGTCCAACGTTCATTTTTCTGTCTGCCAGCTACAAACTCAGAAGCTGGTGTTCTCAGCCACCTGAGCATTAGAATCATGAATCCTTGCGCCGCATCTCTCATCATTGTCTCTGCTTTTAGGAGATTCATTCTCACCATGGACAGAAGGGGCAAGTGCTGCAAGCCCAGCTCTCAACAACCTCAGAAGGTAAAAGGTCAGCTGTTCTGATATTCTGCCTTCCGGTTCTGTATCTTCCATGGAAAGGGGATTATCTGGTTGGGAGTGATGTAAACCAACCCGAGAAGTTGTCTGAACACGCCCATCACTTTCATGGGCTTCATCATCAAGTTGCATAGTGTCCCCAGCTAATGAGCATCACTTGTTCATATCGATCACCACCAATTCCAGGGCTTTTTGTTTCCAGAACTGGCTCTGCTCCAATGGCATCTCCTTCCAAGACGGTTGTTATGCCAACCCCATCAATGTCAGAACCAAAGCCACCATTAGCATGACGGTTGGCACACTTGTGAATTCTTCCTCTTGAATATTTTCTCCTTCTCCTTGACTTCTTTAATATCACACTCGTGCTTCTCATTGAGGCTTCACCTGAAACAGCAGGATTTCTACCAAATCTCCGAGCTGAAGTAGCAGAGCCAGCCTTTGCACCACTGTTGCTTGGATACCCcttcatttctttttctctgaTCAAGGAGAAATTTATGTTCTCATAAAAGGTGCATTCGGGTCAATATCTACAGATGTGTTCTCAAAATTTTCCTCATCTTCCAAAGTCTTTTGCATTGCCTTTAGTTGTTCTTGCTGCTTGGCAAAAGGTACTAATATTTCCTCAGTTTTGGAATAAAATTCCCGCAGCTGTCTCCCTGCTTTGCAGCTAAATGCAACGACTAAATTGCCATTACTCCCATCACAttacaacatactcaaatctgtCCCACCTTGAGTTCCCTTCTTGACTCTTAGAGGTGACTACTAATAAGAACCTGTTGACCAATATGGTACCCAATTGTAATGCTGGGACTGGATAGCATAATTAGCAATGTTTTATGCTAATAAAAAGTTGTACAAATTTCAAAAcagtaagaaaatttacattccaAAACAAGGTGGGAAAGCAGATTTATATTTGAGCTTCTCAGTTCATATTGGTTGTTGACAATATGGAAAGATTTGAACATGTAAGGCAAAGTGGAGCAAGGAGTAAAAGAAAAAGAGGGTCCATTTCAAAAGTCTTTTAGGTGAACTAAAAGGGAACTTTAATGCTAAATATGCATGGGTTCTAAATCATGACATGAATAAATTCTAACAAACATCATTTGTTTCACTAGTCCATTATATAATTACATTTATATCAATGATTCACAGTCCAAATGTACCTTCTTAAGCAGAAATTGGTTGCTCCACCAAATGTAGAATTGAGAGTGTGATCAAGGAAGACCAGGATTCCAATCCCAACACACTTTTATCTTGTTTCATAGGATAATTCAACTACTGTATTTTTAGAGTGTTTCTGCGGAAGAAGAATAAAAGAAAGTTTTCCTTCTCACACACAAAGAGAGAATGCCTAAGAAAATGGCGGGAATTTCGAATCCCCAGTGTGAAGAACCACTTATTTTGCGTGTGACTTGTTGCGGTTGGAGGGAGGCTTCCAGGGGAAGATTGGTGCTGCGTTAATCCTTGTAATGTCGATCTACTTAGTGGGCCGAGACTGCAAATGTTTTGGGCCAACAAGAGTGGAGAAGGTGGTCTCAAGTTCAAAACTAGTAGTTCTTTTATTATTCTTGTTCAAAGGCTCAATAACATATGAACTAAAAAAAAAGGTGCCCATCACCTTCCCTAAACATATCATGCTAATTTAATAACCAATGCGTGGTGTGGTGATAGGGGAACTCAAATCCGAAACTCCTCACTCTCGCTCTAGGTGAGCTTCCATGGTTGAAATCATGATTCCATAATTgaaacaataatttcaataattttcctTTTCTAATTGGAAGGCCCAAAACCAGGAAAAGGGATGAAATCATGAACTGGGTTCAGATTTAGAATCAAATGGATCCTTGGATTATAAATTGGGCCTTTTCATTTAGTCAATCCATTCGAAAGTCAACACTTCAAGACAATCCCAAGTCCCCAGCCAGTTCCCAGATCCACCTGTCCATAAATGGCCCCTCTTATTAAAGCCAGATAACGAGGCCCACCTAGAAGAAAAAGCCTTTGTCGTGTCATCCTCTCCACACTGTTTACCCCCCAAATCCATCACTGAGGTGAGGAGCGTGGAGTCCATTTTCAGCGCTCAGGTCAGCAGAGCAATTGGGCAATTGGAGCAGGCGAACAAAATTGTGGAGTTAACGTTCTATAGTTTCGAATGGGACGTTCATCTTCCATACAGGTAAAAATGCGCGCATTTTCTCTGAAGTTGGCCTGCGGCGGGCGGGCAAGCCAGAAAAGGCTGACAATGTCAGAACCCTGCCATTGCTTTCATGACCCCTTGTTCAAGTATAGGCGTTGCTTCGCTTTTGTGTTCCAttttttgaagaataaatatcacacATTCGTCCCTTGTTTCTTCTTCTTGAGTTCTTTCATCTTCAATCGACAAGGCCATGGAGGCTAAACCTCTCTAGAGCTCTGCCTCCAGTTAATAATTTTTTTCCTGAGCTTTTTCTGGCTTGATGACCTGACTTGAAGCTTCTATTATATATCTATCCGGCAGTTTTTTCAGAGCATGATTtgccttgtatttttttttctttttttttttttttgacggaGGTGGCCCCGTAATAGTGATGATAAAGTACGGACGCTGGTGACTGAAGTAAAGAAGGGTGATGATCATCAGGTAAGGGAAGGAGCAGCATCATCATCGATGAAGGTTTGTATTGGGATTGGCGATGATGATCGTGGCCCCGTGATCAGACATGGGAAGGCTCTGCTAACAGAGGCACAGCTGTGTGAGCTTCAGCGACAACTGATTATATACAAGTACTCAGCAGCTGGACTTCCTGTACAAGTACTTCCCTTTTGGAAGAGCGTGTCTTCATCTTTTGGCTTCGTTAATGGTGGAATCTGTAGATTATATCCAAGCTGTATGTCTTCTTTACGCTTCTACTTGGTTTTATAATCCATCGTCTTATCAAATTTCAGATAGGTATATGTTTATTGAAATTGTTTGTCCATATAAATTTGAAAAGAGGATTTAGATTCATAGctgtaaaagtaagaaaatttatttatagTCTTTCTTGGTTTGGTTCAGTCCTCAGGAAtttgatataaataagatggacccAGAACCAGGGAGGTGTAGAAGATCTGTTGGGAAGAAATGGAGGTGTAAGAAAAATGTGGTTTCTGGTCAGAAGTATTGTGAGCAGCATAAGCACGGAGGCCGTCAGTGTTCAAGAAAGCCTGTGGAAGCTTCCCAAACGATCACTGCTTCTAATGCAACACCACTGAAAAATTCAAGCAAGACTTCGCAGAATCCAAACACCAGTGATTGCACTTCAACCACTGCAGTTCTCTCAAATGGCACTCGTAAAAGCCATAAAAACTATGGCACCACCTGCTGTAGTGTTGATGCCAAAATCATTGGTTGTACAACCAAAGCTGTTATTGTGGTTAGTTGCTAGAAAGGCATTAGTACGAGCTTGAACCTTAGGGGCATTGCTGGCTGTATAAATGCCAATGCAATCATGATCAACAGCGGTGTTCCCACGGACGACCATTACCACAGCAACTATGGGAACTAACAAGGGTGGAAGTAGCAACAGTCACAAGACTAACAGTATTGCTGATAGGAATGTCAATTGTAGCAACAATATTGGTCTGAGGAATCTGATCGATGGAGGCAACAACAAAAACATAAAAAATGCCAAAGGTGTCACATCTCAAGGATTGAACTTCTCACCAAAGAGTGTTCTTCAAGGTAGTGTGAGTATAATAAAGATGAAAATTGCTTTGGGAAGTAATTTTTATATTGACATATAGTCTAAATGAATCATGAAAATAAGTTTTATAACTTTGTAGGATTTTTCAAATAACCACATTTTGGTTGTCTGGTGGTAGGACTTAAAACCTCCACAATGCCattgttattttcatttcaaTACACCTCCCATATGCCTTAAATTTCTAGCTAGTTCCATTCCAGAACAGAGTGCTGTACAATTGGAATGGAAGTGCTCCTGGATGTGGGTTGGGTTACATTTTAGTAATTATTCCCGAGTTGCAATTGCTTTATGGATGCTTTGACTAGTTAGTAAGGCCGCCAGCAGGTCTCTTAATGCCTAATTTATATGCCCTATTATTTCTATGAACAATTTAATCATGTAGACTTTGCACAACTTCTTCCAGGAATCCTCTGCAAATTCGTTCTTGGATTAGTGTAGAATTGGATTTCTTTTTTGTTGTCTTTGTTTTCAGTTCAAGGATGTGGCACCTCATGCTTGAACCGAAGTTATGTAGATGTTGAACCAGGGAGGTGTAGAAGAACAGATAGAAAGAAGCGGCGATGCAGCAGAGATATTGTTCGTAGCGAGAATTATTGCAAGACGCACATG carries:
- the LOC110656250 gene encoding protein LITTLE ZIPPER 4 isoform X1 yields the protein MYTNSSKLSPCSHLYIAFNNRKSSRGSNLPYRRLISSRRRRSLKQAKEKKMAFVKKKMEIKNLKLYMKNKSIIEENEKLRKKALLLHQENQALLFQLQKRFSESHDHLLAALNNNHVL
- the LOC110656250 gene encoding protein LITTLE ZIPPER 4 isoform X2, which encodes MYTNSSKLSPCSHLYIAFNNRKSSRGSNLPYRRLISRRRRSLKQAKEKKMAFVKKKMEIKNLKLYMKNKSIIEENEKLRKKALLLHQENQALLFQLQKRFSESHDHLLAALNNNHVL
- the LOC110656170 gene encoding LOW QUALITY PROTEIN: growth-regulating factor 9 (The sequence of the model RefSeq protein was modified relative to this genomic sequence to represent the inferred CDS: inserted 2 bases in 1 codon; substituted 2 bases at 2 genomic stop codons); its protein translation is MAGISNPQCEEPLILRVTCCGWREASRGRLVLHNEAHLEEKAFVVSSSPHCLPPKSITEVRSVESIFSAQVKMRAFSLKLACGGRASQKRLTMSEPCHCFHDPLFKWPRNSDDKVRTLVTEVKKGDDHQVREGAASSSMKVCIGIGDDDRGPVIRHGKALLTEAQLCELQRQLIIYKYSAAGLPVQVLPFWKSVSSSFGFVNGGICRLYPSCMSSLRFYLSFLVWFSPQEFDINKMDPEPGRCRRSVGKKWRCKKNVVSGQKYCEQHKHGGRQCSRKPVEASQTITASNATPLKNSSKTSQNPNTSDCTSTTAVLSNGTRKSHKNYGTTCCSVDAKIIGCTTKAVIVVSCXKGISTSLNLRGIAGCINANAIMINSGVPTDXTITTATMGTNKGGSSNSHKTNSIADRNVNCSNNIGLRNLIDGGNNKNIKNAKGVTSQGLNFSPKSVLQVQGCGTSCLNRSYVDVEPGRCRRTDRKKRRCSRDIVRSENYCKTHMHRGAKKRVEAPXSPALLSTSLDTSTTTGCLHLTAILPEKGNGINLTTNVISISANNQLVTNDNTSDTTISSSSDTTISNAIIAPCEDGDSSS